The following coding sequences are from one Candidatus Eisenbacteria bacterium window:
- a CDS encoding nucleotidyltransferase domain-containing protein yields MLIPIRRKKILGVFSKDPFKEIHLREIARLSKVSLNNVDNSLRLFVKEDMFKRREVSNMVFFKPSLESESLLKLFEYLELETKREFFRKNKNIARLLQKYTEDVVSLSNKRIQLVVLFGSVARGEWTKASDVDILVAVSGKDSDVTALLKKAEIDVSPLLEIRPISTSTEKFAEGIKKKTEFYDDLWRDRIVLYNEFLFWQMIKEAGRSYAQGY; encoded by the coding sequence ATGCTGATACCGATTAGAAGGAAAAAGATACTTGGAGTCTTCTCAAAAGATCCCTTCAAAGAAATACATCTCAGGGAAATCGCACGCTTGTCCAAAGTTTCGTTGAACAATGTGGATAACTCACTCCGTCTCTTTGTAAAAGAGGATATGTTTAAGAGGCGGGAGGTATCCAACATGGTATTTTTCAAACCTAGCCTGGAGAGTGAGTCCCTCTTGAAGCTGTTTGAATACCTTGAGCTTGAGACGAAACGCGAATTCTTCCGCAAGAATAAGAACATAGCCCGACTGCTGCAGAAATACACCGAGGACGTAGTGAGTCTGTCAAACAAGAGGATCCAGTTAGTGGTTCTTTTCGGCTCGGTGGCCAGGGGCGAGTGGACTAAGGCCAGCGACGTTGACATCCTGGTGGCTGTTTCTGGAAAAGACAGCGATGTAACCGCGCTCTTGAAGAAGGCCGAGATAGATGTAAGTCCTCTGTTGGAGATCAGGCCAATAAGTACTTCAACTGAGAAGTTCGCAGAGGGTATTAAGAAGAAGACTGAATTCTACGATGACCTCTGGAGAGACAGAATAGTCCTGTACAATGAATTTTTGTTTTGGCAGATGATCAAGGAGGCAGGCAGGTCTTATGCCCAGGGATACTGA
- a CDS encoding pitrilysin family protein has protein sequence MKRYTGYQANILLLIALGCFLIAAGAAAQVLPKRPGDIKVPPLQFKQPQLDKISLACGLSGFLMEDHEIPVVNIQMRLPCAFESKEKSGLNELAGWALRSGGSLTIPADSLNAELEFRSASIETRANSDWVAININCLTKDLSRCLELVSDLILHPAFPESKIALKKKTMAENVRRENDEPRSLGEREFRKVLFGDHPATWQPTLESIQGLTRQDVERFWKTYGVPTGGLIGISGDVRKDEITKKLNDVFKSWSGGPAEISAFPQMREGISSSVNQVRKDINQAYIMIGHPGITEQNPDRPIVTLMNYVLGGGSFKSWITEKIRVEQGLAYSAGSRYGAAPRGVGVFAAYTQTKAEAMSRSVNTILALIKKMQEEGPSEEELGRARQSLLNRYVFSYESPASIVDRALYLKFFGLPLDQTELDLKAYETATVQDMKRAARKYLHPDELAIVVVGDPAKFDKSLDTWGNVNEIKLKEN, from the coding sequence ATGAAACGGTACACAGGATATCAGGCGAATATCTTATTGCTGATTGCGCTTGGCTGTTTTCTGATAGCAGCCGGCGCGGCTGCGCAGGTTCTCCCAAAACGTCCTGGCGACATCAAGGTTCCTCCCCTGCAATTCAAGCAGCCTCAGCTTGACAAGATTTCTCTGGCATGCGGGCTCTCCGGATTTCTGATGGAAGATCACGAGATCCCGGTTGTGAACATACAGATGCGTCTCCCGTGCGCCTTTGAATCAAAGGAGAAATCAGGGCTCAATGAGCTGGCTGGTTGGGCGCTTCGAAGCGGAGGAAGCCTGACAATCCCGGCAGACAGCCTGAATGCCGAACTGGAATTTCGTTCTGCGTCGATCGAAACGCGGGCTAACAGTGACTGGGTCGCCATCAACATCAATTGCCTCACAAAAGACTTGTCTCGCTGTTTGGAGCTTGTCAGCGACCTAATTCTTCACCCGGCCTTCCCTGAATCCAAGATTGCATTGAAGAAGAAGACCATGGCCGAAAATGTGCGGCGGGAGAATGACGAGCCCCGCTCGCTTGGAGAGCGGGAATTTCGAAAGGTGCTCTTCGGAGATCATCCCGCCACGTGGCAGCCGACTTTGGAATCTATTCAAGGCCTGACCCGGCAGGACGTGGAGCGTTTCTGGAAAACCTACGGCGTGCCCACAGGCGGGCTCATCGGCATAAGCGGCGATGTGCGCAAGGACGAGATCACGAAGAAGCTCAATGATGTTTTCAAATCTTGGAGCGGGGGACCTGCTGAGATATCGGCTTTTCCTCAGATGCGGGAGGGAATCTCATCCTCTGTCAATCAGGTGAGGAAAGACATCAACCAGGCCTACATCATGATTGGCCACCCGGGAATAACTGAACAGAATCCGGACCGCCCAATCGTGACCTTGATGAACTACGTACTTGGGGGCGGCAGTTTCAAGTCCTGGATCACCGAGAAAATACGAGTGGAACAGGGACTTGCCTACAGTGCCGGGTCGCGGTACGGTGCGGCGCCGCGAGGAGTCGGAGTATTTGCGGCATACACCCAGACTAAGGCCGAGGCAATGAGCCGTTCAGTGAACACGATCCTGGCTCTGATAAAGAAAATGCAGGAAGAAGGGCCATCCGAGGAAGAGCTGGGGCGTGCGCGCCAGTCTCTGCTTAACCGTTATGTCTTTTCGTACGAGAGTCCTGCTTCCATTGTGGACCGGGCTTTGTACCTGAAGTTTTTTGGTCTTCCTCTTGACCAGACCGAACTGGACCTGAAGGCATACGAAACCGCAACCGTCCAAGACATGAAGCGCGCGGCGAGGAAATATCTCCATCCGGACGAGCTGGCTATCGTTGTGGTGGGGGACCCAGCCAAATTCGATAAGTCCCTCGACACGTGGGGAAACGTGAATGAAATCAAGTTGAAGGAGAATTGA
- a CDS encoding pitrilysin family protein, translating to MRSSTVLLVLFTVFLASSSQAQWTDKTLADKVQEFTLSNGMRFLVVERHNAPVFFATITFKVGSVDERPGITGISHFLEHMMFKGTQYIGTRDYGKEKPFLAKEDSLAHVMMALQDSIRPWRLDVLERYGLDALAAQSQKPKKEPKTKGLARGEEHLTVDALGDRLAQLGDLLGILKNPYPDSLTSRPSLLSEGGVNYAKLFYGLKNAERELEATQKEHIGLLVQNEFWDTYLRAGARVLNAGTGEDNTTYLVYLPSNQLELWMLMESDRLGSIVFRQFYSERNVVQEERRLGENDPDEALYEPFMATAFTAHPYGVPVVGWMSDLRHIDRTQMEAQYRRYYNPTNAVAALVGDIKFDEARALAEKYFSRLPAQPKPPEVITQEPEQKGERRLTVQADAGPQLMMGFHIPTVPHPDAYALTVLAEVLARGRTSRLYQSIFEKQQLTLSGPNVWTGPGERYDHLFVISAEPQEPHTLKEVEDALWKEIDNIKASPPTQRELERLKNQLDANLIRSLGSNPGLAFRLGDAAANRGDWRAILSDREKLLGVTPADVQRVAKKYLTHENVTVGYRVRAEKSEDEGGGR from the coding sequence TTGCGTTCCTCAACAGTTCTCCTGGTTCTCTTCACCGTCTTCCTGGCATCCTCATCGCAGGCACAGTGGACTGACAAGACGCTGGCCGACAAAGTGCAGGAATTCACCCTGTCAAATGGGATGAGGTTCCTGGTGGTGGAGCGCCATAACGCTCCGGTATTTTTCGCCACTATAACTTTCAAAGTGGGCAGCGTGGATGAGCGGCCTGGAATAACAGGCATCTCACATTTTCTGGAGCACATGATGTTCAAAGGCACTCAGTACATTGGCACCAGGGATTATGGGAAGGAGAAGCCGTTCCTGGCTAAAGAGGACAGCCTGGCTCACGTGATGATGGCGCTGCAGGACAGCATCAGGCCGTGGCGGCTCGATGTCCTGGAGCGGTATGGACTGGACGCGCTCGCGGCTCAGTCGCAAAAACCAAAGAAAGAACCCAAGACAAAAGGGTTGGCCAGGGGAGAAGAGCATTTGACCGTGGATGCGCTTGGAGACCGCCTCGCTCAATTGGGCGACCTTCTTGGAATCTTGAAGAATCCCTATCCGGATAGCCTTACATCCCGTCCCTCATTGCTTTCTGAAGGCGGTGTCAACTATGCAAAATTATTCTACGGGCTCAAGAATGCAGAGCGGGAGCTGGAGGCGACTCAGAAGGAACACATTGGACTCCTGGTGCAAAACGAATTCTGGGACACCTATCTGCGTGCCGGTGCCCGCGTCCTGAATGCGGGAACGGGCGAGGACAACACCACCTACCTGGTGTATCTGCCCTCAAACCAGCTTGAGCTGTGGATGCTTATGGAATCCGACCGTCTTGGATCAATTGTGTTTCGCCAGTTCTATTCAGAGCGCAATGTTGTGCAAGAGGAGCGCAGGTTGGGGGAAAACGACCCGGATGAGGCACTCTATGAGCCTTTCATGGCCACTGCTTTTACCGCTCACCCTTACGGCGTTCCTGTCGTAGGCTGGATGAGCGACCTTAGGCACATCGATCGCACTCAAATGGAGGCCCAGTATCGGCGTTACTATAATCCAACCAATGCAGTTGCCGCTTTGGTCGGAGATATCAAGTTTGATGAAGCTCGAGCGTTGGCAGAGAAATATTTCTCCCGGCTTCCGGCCCAGCCGAAGCCTCCCGAGGTCATTACCCAGGAACCTGAGCAGAAGGGAGAACGCAGGCTTACTGTGCAGGCAGATGCCGGTCCGCAGCTGATGATGGGCTTTCATATTCCTACAGTTCCCCACCCTGACGCCTATGCCCTAACAGTGCTGGCGGAGGTGTTGGCACGGGGCCGCACTTCCCGGCTTTACCAATCCATATTCGAGAAACAGCAGCTCACGCTCAGCGGACCCAATGTATGGACGGGACCAGGCGAGCGCTACGATCACCTGTTTGTCATCTCTGCGGAACCGCAGGAGCCCCACACCCTGAAAGAGGTTGAGGATGCTTTGTGGAAGGAGATTGATAACATCAAGGCATCACCTCCGACACAGCGGGAACTCGAGCGGCTCAAGAATCAATTGGACGCAAATCTGATTCGCTCTCTGGGCTCCAATCCAGGTCTGGCTTTCCGGCTTGGGGACGCTGCTGCAAACAGAGGGGACTGGAGAGCAATCCTTTCTGATAGGGAGAAACTTCTGGGCGTGACCCCGGCGGATGTCCAGCGAGTTGCCAAAAAGTATCTCACGCATGAGAATGTCACAGTCGGCTACCGCGTGAGGGCAGAGAAATCCGAAGATGAGGGAGGCGGACGATGA